TACAGCATGAAGCGAAACTTGACCCATTATATATTGAAACATCTTTCTTCCCTCCTACTAATTATCAGCATTTTCAATGCTAACTGTTTCATTTTCGTCTATGAAATTCTCAATTCTATACTTTTTTCTTTTAGCAAAAAGCTTTGTAAGAAAAATAGCACATATGAAGCATACTGAGGTTGAAAGAAGTATTGGCCCTATAACCTCAGTTGGATTTTTAGAACCTGCTGCAACTCTTAAGCCTATAATTGTTGCTGGTATTAGCGCAACACAAGCATCATTTATAGCCAAAAACATTACCATATCGTCAGTTGCTACTCCCTTATGTTTATTAAGAGAATCCAGTTCCTTCATAGCTTTTAATCCAAGAGGTGTGGCAGCATTTCCAAGCCCTAAAATATTAGCAGAAATGTTCATAATCATTGCGCCCATAGCAGGGTGCTCCGCAGGTACACCTTTAAACAACTTTTTCATCAGAGGGCTCACAGCTTTTCCTACAAGCTTTACAAGTCCTGATTTTTCAGCAATAGCCATAATACCTAACCATAAGGTCATGGTTCCTATAAGACCTATACATATTTCCACTGCTGTGTTCGCAAAATTGAAGGCTGCATCACTAACAGCTTGTACATTTCCAGTAAAAATTGCAGTAACTACTCCAATAACAATTAATCCTAACCAAATTACATTTAACATTTCTTTTCTCCCTTCATTCTTTTCTTAGAGTCTTGTTTCCCCATGAGCAATTAATTTTGGGTAAACAAAAAACACCTAACAGGTTTGTCGGGTGCTTGTACAATTATATCAAAACCAAGACAATCCTCCCCTCTTGCTCAATGTGAGATAGCACAACATCATAGCATGGAGCAAACACTATGATGACAGTTCTGTACCTGTTCAATACAGCCCCAGCACCAGGCTTTGGTGCCTGACACTTCGGCGATGGCTCCTTTCTCAATACGTCATAGGCTTCCAGCCTCAATATAGCTACTATTAGCAATCGCGCCTCTACCCCACCCCTTTGGATGAGGATTTTATTTAGTTATATGGTTAATATTGTAACATCATATTTTTTTCCAGTCAATACAAACTGGAGAAACTTTCAAGGACACAAAAGCGAAAGGACAACCTTAAGGCTGTCCTTTATCCTATAATAATTTCTGTGCTAATATATCGGTTAAATTAAGCTTTTCAACTCTATTCTTTATCTCCACCACATCTGTAGTATAAAGTCCTATGCTCTTCATTCTATTGAAATACTCAGCTCCTGCAAAGGTATATCTGTTTCTTCTTCCTTCCTTTGTCATCATCTTGTAGTTTGCATAGGAAATTATATCTCCTAAAGCCAAAGCTCTTGGGAGTATTAAAAGAGGCATTCCAAGCGCACTTCTCACAGCGTTATGACCTGCTAAGGCTCCAGTACATATAGCCTCTGTGTGGCCAACAAATAGCCCACCCTTCTCGCCAGCACAGAACAAATTTTCAAGCCCCTTAATCTTCATGTCGTCAGTTCTAGGCGCAACAGACAAATACCTTATGGAATTTCCTTTTCCTCCGGCGTAAGGGTCAACATACTTTGCTTTTTCAAGCCCTGGTATCTTTCTTAGCTTATCGAGAGGATAATAAGAGGTCATAAGCTTTGCATGACCAGTATCTAAAAGAATTATATTTTCAGCAAACTCCTTTAAAGCATACTGCTGACAAACCTTCATTTTAAGCTTATCCAAGTTGACATCCTCTGGCGGCACCTTTAAAACAACGACACCTTTTTCATCTAATTCCTTTACAATATCTTCAGAAAGGCTTTCCTTGGCAAGCTTGCAGGAACCGCTCATAGCTCCATAGGCATCATCATCTCTTTCACCCTGAAGATCTTCGATACCTGCCCTTGAGCTTAAGCTTACTCTAGGACCGAAGGCAGGACATCTAAGCACACACATAGAGCAGCCGTTTCCATATCTTAAACAGTTGCCCATTGGTCCTGTGGAGCCTGTAGTCTCAATAAATACATCCCCTTCTACATATGTGCCGTCGGATAGATATATTCCTTTAAGCCTGTTTCCTTCCTTCTCTACATCAATAACCCTTGCTAGAACATTTACTTCTATGCCCATATTTACAAGGTGTTCTCTTGCTTCTGGTTCTATCTTGTTTACATCGTACAACCAGGCATGCTTGTGT
The genomic region above belongs to Clostridium swellfunianum and contains:
- a CDS encoding FAD-dependent oxidoreductase — encoded protein: MKVIVIGGGWAGCSAAITAKKAGASVKLYEKTDMLLGLGNVGGIMRNNGRYTASEEIIALGGGDLINITDANSRHKNIEFPGHKHAWLYDVNKIEPEAREHLVNMGIEVNVLARVIDVEKEGNRLKGIYLSDGTYVEGDVFIETTGSTGPMGNCLRYGNGCSMCVLRCPAFGPRVSLSSRAGIEDLQGERDDDAYGAMSGSCKLAKESLSEDIVKELDEKGVVVLKVPPEDVNLDKLKMKVCQQYALKEFAENIILLDTGHAKLMTSYYPLDKLRKIPGLEKAKYVDPYAGGKGNSIRYLSVAPRTDDMKIKGLENLFCAGEKGGLFVGHTEAICTGALAGHNAVRSALGMPLLILPRALALGDIISYANYKMMTKEGRRNRYTFAGAEYFNRMKSIGLYTTDVVEIKNRVEKLNLTDILAQKLL
- a CDS encoding nucleoside recognition domain-containing protein, with protein sequence MLNVIWLGLIVIGVVTAIFTGNVQAVSDAAFNFANTAVEICIGLIGTMTLWLGIMAIAEKSGLVKLVGKAVSPLMKKLFKGVPAEHPAMGAMIMNISANILGLGNAATPLGLKAMKELDSLNKHKGVATDDMVMFLAINDACVALIPATIIGLRVAAGSKNPTEVIGPILLSTSVCFICAIFLTKLFAKRKKYRIENFIDENETVSIENADN